Genomic window (Myxococcales bacterium):
TCGGCCGCCGCGGCGGGATCGGCGGACTCATTGCTGACGGCGCGCGGGGCGTGGCCGCCGCCGCAGGCAGTGGCGGCGATCAGGGCGAGGGCGAGCGCGCGGAGCTGCATGGCCAGACCCTAACGCGCCCGATCCGGCGCGTGTTCCGGAGGAGCGGCGACTGGGGTTCACGGGTTGGCCGCCATTGTCACCGCGCCGTCGTTGCGTATGCTGCGCCATCGTGACCGACGCTGTCTCCCGGGCTCGTGTGGTGCGCCCGGCGATGGGGTTCGTCGAGCTGGTGGCGTTCCTCGCCACGATCATGGCGCTCAACGCCCTCGCCATCGACGTGGTGCTGCCGGGGCTGCCGCACCTGGGCGCCGACCTCGGCGTCGCCGAGGGCAACCGGCGCCAGCTGGTGATCGTCGTGTACCTGATCGGCATGGGCGCGTCGCAGCTGGTGCACGGGCCGCTCGCGGATCGCATCGGGCGCCGGCCGACGCTGCTGGTCGGCCTGACCATCTACGGCGTCGCGGCCCTGGCCAGCGCGGTCGCGCCCAGCTTCGGCGCGCTGATCGTCGCGCGGGTGGTGCAGGGCCTCGGCGCCGGCGCGCCGCGGGTCGTCGCGGTGTCGATCGCGCGCGACCGCTACCGCGGCTCGGAGATGGCGCGGGTGATGTCGCTGGTGATGATGGTGTTCATGGTCGTGCCGGTGCTGGCGCCGTCGGTGGGGCAGGCGGTGCTGTGGGTGGCGTCGTGGCGGTGGATCTTCGGCGTGCTGGCCGTCGCGGGCGCCGTGGTCGCGGCGTGGGCCGGGCTGCGCCTGACCGAGACGCTCGCGCCCGAGCACCGCCGCTCGCTGTCGCCGCGGACGGTCGCGCGCGGGCTGCGCGAGGTGGTCACGACCCGCGCCACCGCGGTGCCGATGCTGGCGATGGCGCTCACGCACGGCGCGCTGATGGCGTTCGTGACCTCCGCCCAGCAGGTCTACCAGGACACGTTCCACGTCGGCGCGGCGTTCGCGCTGTGGTTCGCGTTGATCGCCGTGACGATGTCGGTGGCGGCGTTCGGCAACTCGCGGCTGGTGCGCACGTTCGGGCCGGCGCGGCTGGCCCGACGCGCGCTGCACCTGATGATCTTCAGCGCCGCGGTGATGGCCGCGCTCGCGGTCACCGATCACCTGAACCTGTTCGGGTACGAGGCGCTGGCCTGCGTCGTGCTGATGAGCTTCGGGTTCGTCGGCTCGAACCTGAACGCGCTGGCGATGGAGCCGATGGGCCACCTGGCCGGGACCGCGTCGTCGGTGCTGGGCGCGGTCACGACCATCGGCGGCGCGCTGATCGGCGGCGTGGTCGGGCAGCTCTACGACGGCACCGTCCGGCCGCTGGCGCTCGGCGTGCTCGTCCTCGCGATCTCGGCCCGGGCTGCGCTGTTGCTGACGCCGACCCCCGACCCGTGACCCGCGCCTGACGATTACTGCTGCGCGCGCGCGCCGGAGCGTGCCGCGGCGGCATTTAACGCTTCGCGTGCGCTCCGTAGCGCGCTGCGTCGATGCTGACCGCGTTCGCGCGTGGTCCGTAGCGCGCTGCGTCGACGTCGACTGATGCGCGCGCTGCGTCGACGTTGACGCACGTCGTCATGTCGCTGTCATGCGGACCACGCGGATCACATCGGCCGCGTTTCGCTCGCCACGCGCGACTCTGGTAACGTCGCGCCGCCATGCAAGCTGAGGTAGTTCGGCAGGTCCTGTCTCTCGCCCACCACGCCGTCAAGGAGACCCACCGCGACCGGCTCGAGGCCTACATTCGCGCGTACTGCCGGGCCATCCCGCCCGAGGTGCTGAGCGAGGTCGAGCCGCCGACGTTGCTCGCGTTCGTGATGGAGCGGTACGCGTTCCTCGAGGAGGACTTCGCGCGCACGGTCAAGGTCACGATCCGCGATCCCGAGACGACGCTGCTCCCCGACGAGGCGCACTCGACGGTGATCGAGACCCGGCTGCCGGACTGCGCGTTCGTGATCCGGACGATCAAGGCGTTCTTGCGGCAGCAGGGCCTGCAGACGCAGTTCGTGCTGCACCCGATCCACGGCGTCGTCCACGACCACGGCAAGATCACCGGCATCGACGGGTCGCGCGGCACCAAGTACTCCCAGGTCTACCTGCAGGTCTCCGAGGTCCCGCCCGATCGGCGCGAGGCGCTGCGCGCTGACCTCGAGCAGCGCCTCGAGCGCACGCTGCTGGTCAACCGCGATCGCCGCCAGATGGAGGCGCGGCTCGACGAGTCGCGCGCGCGCCTGTGCGCGCTGTCGGGGCAGGACCCGTCGCGCCCGAGCCCGCGCGAGTCGCAGTCGATCCCGGTCGAGGTCATCGCCCGCGCCGAGGCCGGCGTCCCATCGACGCCGCGCGCGCACGAGGCGCATGAGGCGGTCGAGCTCATCGACTGGCTCAAGGACGACAACTTCATCCTGATCGGCTACGCGTGGTTCGCCTACGGCGCGAGCGGCGCGAACGGCACCAACGGCACCAGCGGCGCGAACGGCACCAACGGCACCAACGGCACCAACCACCAGCGGCACCAGCGGCCTCCGGCCCGAGCGCGGGCTCGGGCTGTTCGCGGCCCAGGACCGGAAGGCGGTCGAGGAGGTGATCGGCGAGATCGTCGGCACCCGCCGGAGCCGCGAGGAGCTGTACTCGTACTACCGCACCGACTACATCACCGTCGTCCGGTCGGTGGCGCAGGTGCGCTACTTCGGCGTCGCCGAGCTCGACGCCGCCGGCAAGGCGATCGGCGAGCACGTGTTCATCGGGCTGATGTCGACCAAGGCGCTCAAGCACGCCAACCGGCGGGTGCCCGTGGTCGGCCAGCGCATCAAGGAGGTGATGGCCCGGCTCGAGGATCCGCCCGGCAGCTACGCCTTCACCAAGGCCGCCGCGATCCTCGACTCGATCCCCCTCGAGGACCTGTTCTACTGGAGCATCGACGAGATCCAGGACGTCGCGAGCCAGTTCCGGCTGGCCGAGTCCGGCGATCACGCGCGGGTGTTCGTCTGGCGCCGCCCCGGCGGGCGCCGGATCACGGTGGTGTGCGTGGTGCCGCGGATGCAGTTCTCGGAGGCGCTGCGGGCCGAGCTGGCGGCGGAGATCCGCACGTTCCTGGCGGTGCCGGCCCTGCGCGACTACCGGCAGGAGACCGACGACGAGTCCCCGATCCGCCTCCACTTCACGGTCGGCAAGTACCGCCCGAACGTGACCGACGCCGATCTCGAGGTGTTGACCGAGGGGCTCGAGCGCCTGCTCGAGACCTGGACCGATCAGCTGCGCGCGCTGGTCTTCAAGCGCTACCGCGGGACCACCGAGACCACCTCGCGGTCGCGGTCGGCGGTCTACCTGGCGACCACCGCCACGGCCCAGGAGATCTGGAGCCGCTACGGCGCGCGCTTCCCCGAGTCGTACCAGGGCGTCGTGGCGCCCGAGATCGCGCTGCTCGACATCGAGCTGATCGAGCGGCTCGAGGCCAGCGAGGGCCTGCGGGTCGCGCTGGTCGTGCTCGGCTCGGGCGAGCGCCAGTACACGTCGCTGCGGATCGTGTCGCGGCAGGAGCTCCTGCTCAACGACGTCGTGCCGTCGCTGCACCGGATGGCGCTCTCCACGACCAGCCGGCTGGCCGAGCGGCTCGAGGGCACCGGCCCCGACGTCTACATCACCGGGTTCGAGGTCACCGGCGTCGACGGCCGCGAGATCGAGGACGACGCCACGCTCGAGCGCCTCGGCGCGATCATCCAGCGCGTCCTCGATCGCCAGCTGCTCGACGACCGCCTGCTCGGGCTGGGCTACCTGGCCGGGCTCGACTGGCGCCAGGTCGATCTGTTGATCACCTACCGCAACTACTTCGTCCAGGTGTTCCAGGGCTTCGGCACCCACTCGGTCAACGACGCGCTGCTCAAGCACCCCGCGTGCGTCGCGCTCCTGGTCGAGTACTTCGAGACCAAGTTCCGGACCGACCGCGAGGACACCGTCGCCGAGCGCGCCGAGCAGCTGCTGCCGCCGATCGCGCTCAGGTACGACGAGCGCCTCGAGAAGGTCGCCGCGATCCAGGAGGACCTGATCCTCCGCTACTTCATCGATCTGTTCGAGGCGACCCGCCGCACCAACTACTATCGGCCCGGCCGCGGCGACACGATCTCGATCAAGATCGAGTCCGGGCTGATCGAGCACATGCCGCGGCCGTGCCCGCTGTACGAGATCTACGTGCACGCGCCCGGCGTCGAGGGCATCCACCTGCGCGGCGGCAAGGTCGCGCGCGGCGGCATCCGCCACAGCGATCGCCCCGACGACTTCCGCACCGAGGTGCTGGGCCTGCAGCGCACCCAGACGCTCAAGAACACCGTGATCGTGCCGACCGGCTCCAAGGGCGGCTTCGTGACCCGCAAGCTCGGCGCCACCCGCGAGGAGGCCCGGGCCCAGTACGAGGTGTTCATCGCCGGCCTGCTCGACGTCACCGACAACTACCAGGGCACGGCGATCGTGCCCCCGCCGGGCGTGCTGCGCCACGACGAGGACGACCCCTACCTGGTGGTCGCCGCCGACAAGGGCACGGCCCACCTCAGCGACACGGCGAACGGCATCTCGCTGCGCTACCACTTCTGGCTCGACGACGCGTTCGCGTCGGGCGGCTCGGCCGGCTACGACCACAAGGCGATGGGCATCACCTCGCGTGGCGGCTGGACCAACGTCGAGCGCCACTTCCGCGAGATGGGCATCGACATCCGCAAGACCTCGATCCGGGTCGCGGGCGTCGGCGACATGAGCGGCGACGTGTTCGGCAACGGCATGCTGCTCAACGACAAGCTCAAGGTCGTCGCGGCGTTCAACCACAAGCACGTGTTCATCGATCCCGATCCCGACCCGGCGATCTCGTACGCCGAGCGCAAGCGCATGTTCACGACCCCCGGGACCCAGTGGAGCGACTACGCGCCCGCGGCGCTGAGCAAGGGCGGCGGCGTGTACGAGCGGGCGGCCAAGGAGATCTCGCTGTCGGCGCAGGCCAAGGCG
Coding sequences:
- a CDS encoding NAD-glutamate dehydrogenase, whose translation is MFAAQDRKAVEEVIGEIVGTRRSREELYSYYRTDYITVVRSVAQVRYFGVAELDAAGKAIGEHVFIGLMSTKALKHANRRVPVVGQRIKEVMARLEDPPGSYAFTKAAAILDSIPLEDLFYWSIDEIQDVASQFRLAESGDHARVFVWRRPGGRRITVVCVVPRMQFSEALRAELAAEIRTFLAVPALRDYRQETDDESPIRLHFTVGKYRPNVTDADLEVLTEGLERLLETWTDQLRALVFKRYRGTTETTSRSRSAVYLATTATAQEIWSRYGARFPESYQGVVAPEIALLDIELIERLEASEGLRVALVVLGSGERQYTSLRIVSRQELLLNDVVPSLHRMALSTTSRLAERLEGTGPDVYITGFEVTGVDGREIEDDATLERLGAIIQRVLDRQLLDDRLLGLGYLAGLDWRQVDLLITYRNYFVQVFQGFGTHSVNDALLKHPACVALLVEYFETKFRTDREDTVAERAEQLLPPIALRYDERLEKVAAIQEDLILRYFIDLFEATRRTNYYRPGRGDTISIKIESGLIEHMPRPCPLYEIYVHAPGVEGIHLRGGKVARGGIRHSDRPDDFRTEVLGLQRTQTLKNTVIVPTGSKGGFVTRKLGATREEARAQYEVFIAGLLDVTDNYQGTAIVPPPGVLRHDEDDPYLVVAADKGTAHLSDTANGISLRYHFWLDDAFASGGSAGYDHKAMGITSRGGWTNVERHFREMGIDIRKTSIRVAGVGDMSGDVFGNGMLLNDKLKVVAAFNHKHVFIDPDPDPAISYAERKRMFTTPGTQWSDYAPAALSKGGGVYERAAKEISLSAQAKALLGLKGKFATGPDLVRAILGLEVDLMWFGGIGTYVKATNESHGEVGDKVNDNVRINASDLRAKVIGEGANLAITQRARTEYAQHGGRCNTDAIDNSAGVDCSDHEVNLKILFAPLMASGATTRAARDQLLRSLEPEVGRMCVQDNYLQAAVLSMAQMRTLKHGAPFLELVSYLDKHNLNRAAEHVPSDEELRSWLSTGKGLPRNLLAVLVAHTKLDLFDRVLASRIPELALFQPMLTSYFPSQLAKTHAAQIKSHHLRREIIATVATNAIINQAGCTLLVQLCKETTLPMDELVVRYFVCDELIGGRAHRDAIHACDYAVASSDQYDALLALEEVNRSLLRWWIWNDRTWKLSPDDVASTKREFEAVAEVLLAALDAPAKAAAAAHEQDLIARGFPADLATKLTRVSLLRSGFAVLAAARDAKLPLAKVAQLFERVGRELHVDTFDEQLAAQVPANSWERRFLSSIEREAAAIRQLGVSKLANNPAYIEQHRDQIDKIADSLRMVKQFGGHGLVPMYLILEDYRVPW
- a CDS encoding multidrug effflux MFS transporter, with product MTDAVSRARVVRPAMGFVELVAFLATIMALNALAIDVVLPGLPHLGADLGVAEGNRRQLVIVVYLIGMGASQLVHGPLADRIGRRPTLLVGLTIYGVAALASAVAPSFGALIVARVVQGLGAGAPRVVAVSIARDRYRGSEMARVMSLVMMVFMVVPVLAPSVGQAVLWVASWRWIFGVLAVAGAVVAAWAGLRLTETLAPEHRRSLSPRTVARGLREVVTTRATAVPMLAMALTHGALMAFVTSAQQVYQDTFHVGAAFALWFALIAVTMSVAAFGNSRLVRTFGPARLARRALHLMIFSAAVMAALAVTDHLNLFGYEALACVVLMSFGFVGSNLNALAMEPMGHLAGTASSVLGAVTTIGGALIGGVVGQLYDGTVRPLALGVLVLAISARAALLLTPTPDP